From Pogona vitticeps strain Pit_001003342236 chromosome ZW-PAR, PviZW2.1, whole genome shotgun sequence, one genomic window encodes:
- the CZW-PARH9orf78 gene encoding splicing factor C9orf78 homolog: protein MPAGKVFRRRKVDSEEEEDDDEQLAEEIRLKLEEAKEVQSLRKRASGVSAAALLVGEKLQEEATLADDPFKIKAGGMVDMKKLKERGKEKINEEEDLNLGTSFSAETNRRDEDADMMKYIETELKKRKGIVESEEQKVKAKNAEDCLYELPESIRVSSAKKTEEMLSNQMLSGIPEVDLGIEAKIKNIISTEEAKARLLAEQQNKKKDSETSFVPTNMAVNYVQHNRFYHEELNAPIRRNKEEPKARPLRVGDTEKPEPEKSPLNRKRPPNEKATDDYHYEKFKKMNRRY, encoded by the exons ATGCCGGCGGGGAAGGTTTTCCGTCGGAGGAAGGTGGActcggaggaggaagaggatgatgaCGAGCAGCTGGCCGAGGAGATCCG GTTAAAGCTGGAAGAAGCCAAAGAAGTGCAGAGTCTAAGGAAAAGAGCCAGCGGAGTGAG TGCTGCCGCCCTGCTGGTGGGGGAGAAGTTACAAGAGGAGGCCACCTTGGCG GACGACCCTTTCAAGATCAAGGCCGGCGGCATGGTGGacatgaagaaactgaaagagcGGGGCAAAGAGAA GATCAACGAAGAGGAGGACCTCAATTTGGGGACGTCTTTTTCTGCTGAGACAAACCGGAGGGATGAAGATGCTGACAT GATGAAGTACATAGAAACGGAGCTGAAGAAGCGGAAGGGGATCGTGGAGAGCGAGGAGCAGAAAGTGAAGGCGAAAAACGCCGAGGACTGTCTCTACGAACTTCCCGAGAGCATCCGGGTCTCCTCGGCTAAGAAGACGGAAGAGATGCTCTCCAACCAGATGCTCAGCGGCATTCCCGAGGTGGACCTCGGCATCGA agCCAAGATCAAAAACATCATCTCTACAGAGGAAGCCAAGGCGCGGCTGCTGGCCgagcagcaaaataaaaagaaggaCAGTGAAACCTCTTTCGTGCCCACTAATATGGCGGTGAACTACGTCCAGCATAATCGAT TTTATCACGAAGAGCTCAATGCGCCGATCAGAAGGAATAAAGAAGAACCCAAGGCCCGTCCGCTGAGAGTGGGAGATACCGAGAAACCGGAACCAGAAA AGTCTCCCCTGAACCGCAAGCGACCGCCCAACGAGAAGGCCACCGACGACTACCACTACGAGAAGTTCAAGAAGATGAACCGTCGCTACTGA